From the Meriones unguiculatus strain TT.TT164.6M chromosome 12, Bangor_MerUng_6.1, whole genome shotgun sequence genome, one window contains:
- the LOC110559038 gene encoding PRAME family member 8-like, whose product MCLYIPPTLLQLAMQGLLKNEALAISALDSMPIELLPPMFKGAFESRLTKILKAMVAAWPFPCLPVGALMKTPEVETLQAVLDGIDMLLTQKAHPRRWKLQVLELRNVHQDFWDVWAGRDNRARSAETGSEKQIAKCLHRYALRWYLKVVTDLSLCFHLQEHQTCLLQWAQQRKGSVQLCCVKMQICDFPVETIMEVLDIVQPHYIEELELFTNQVLSFLGHFAPCLGQMRNLHKFRLHHICLNPDRVLITFPESEENCFSKFLTQFSKLSHLQHLSMYGILFSTDKIKQLFRCLMILLESLSITLSRFSQSDLQFLSQCPGLCQLKHLHLSHIELSTSHPTGLRVLLENVADTLQTLELEHCSLEDSHLSVLLPALSQCSQLTRVNFCDNRFSRPSLKGLLQCMANLNQLAVELYPAPLECYDHLCNILVDRFVQLCPDLLDIVMAQRQPKKMAFVTAICLECCQRCVYDRKAILCRCWQ is encoded by the exons ATGTGCTTGTACATCCCTCCCACACTCCTGCAGCTGGCCATGCAGGGGCTGCTGAAGAATGAAGCCTTGGCCATCTCTGCTCTGGACTCCATGCCCATTGAGCTTTTGCCACCAATGTTCAAGGGGGCCTTCGAAAGCAGACTCACAAAGATACTGAAGGCAATGGTGGCAGCCTGGCCCTTCCCCTGCCTCCCTGTGGGGGCACTGATGAAGACCCCTGAAGTGGAGACCTTGCAAGCTGTGCTGGATGGCATAGACATGCTGCTTACCCAGAAGGCCCATCCCAG AAGGTGGAAgcttcaagtgctggaattaaggaaTGTGCACCAGGATTTCTGGGATGTGTGGGCTGGAAGAGACAATAGAGCCCGCTCAGCAGAGACTGGGAGCGAGAAGCAGATAGCAAAGTGCCTTCATAGATATGCCCTGAGGTGGTATTTGAAGGTGGTCACTGACCtgagcctctgcttccatctgcAAGAACACCAAACATGCTTGTTGCAGTGGGCCCAGCAGAGAAAGGGCTCTGTGCAGCTGTGCTGTGTGAAGATGCAGATCTGTGACTTCCCTGTGGAGACCATCATGGAGGTTTTAGACATTGTTCAGCCACACTACATCGAAGAATTGGAACTATTTACAAACCAGGTCCTTTCCTTCCTGGGTCACTTTGCACCTTGCCTTGGCCAGATGAGAAATCTCCACAAATTCCGTCTACATCACATCTGCTTGAACCCGGACAGAGTTTTAATTACATTTCCAGAATCAGAGGAGAACTGTTTCTCCAAGTTCCTTACTCAGTTCTCCAAACTCAGCCATCTCCAGCATCTCTCCATGTATGGCATCCTCTTTTCCactgacaaaataaaacagtTGTTCAG ATGCCTGATGATCCTGTTGGAGTCCCTGTCTATCACACTCTCCCGTTTCTCACAGTCGGACTTGCAATTCTTGTCACAGTGCCCGGGGCTCTGTCAACTGAAACACCTGCACCTCAGTCACATAGAGTTATCCACGTCACATCCCACAGGTCTCCGAGTCCTCCTGGAGAATGTGGCAGACACTCTGCAGACCCTGGAGTTAGAGCACTGCAGCTTGGAGGACTCTCACCTCAGtgtcctcctgcctgccctgagcCAGTGCTCCCAGCTCACCAGGGTCAATTTCTGTGACAATCGCTTCTCCAGGCCTTCATTGAAGGGCCTTCTGCAATGCATGGCCAATCTAAACCAGCTGGCTGTAGAACTGTACCCTGCCCCCCTAGAGTGCTATGATCACCTGTGTAATATCCTCGTGGACAGATTTGTGCAACTGTGTCCTGACCTCCTGGACATAGTCATGGCCCAAAGGCAGCCCAAGAAAATGGCTTTTGTTACAGCCATCTGCCTTGAATGTTGTCAGCGCTGTGTCTATGACAGGAAGGCCATACTTTGTCGATGTTGGCAGTGA